CTTCCCGGTCGCCTCGCTGCGCCTCTTCGCCTCGGCGCGCTCGGCCGGCACGTCCATCCGGTGGAAGGACCGCGACATCGTCGTCGACGACGCGGCGAGCGCCGACTATGCCGGCCTCGACTTTGTCTTCTTCTCGGCCGGCGGCGCGACCTCGAAGCAGCTGGCGCCGAAGGTGGCCGCGGCGGGCGCGATCGTCATCGACAACTCCTCGGCCTGGCGCGCCGATCCCGACGTGCCGCTGGTCGTCTCCGAGGTCAATCCGCACGCGCTTGACTCGATCCCCCGGGGCATCATCGCCAATCCCAACTGCACGACCATGGCGGCCATGCCGGTGCTCAAGCCGCTGCACGAGGCGGCCGGCCTGCGCCGCCTGATCGCCAGCACCTACCAGGCGGTGTCGGGCGCCGGCATCGCCGGGGTGCGCGAGCTGGAGGAGCAGGTCGGCGCCACCGCATCCGGCTCCGGCGCGCTGGCGCATGACGGGCGCGCGCTCGACTTCCCGGCGCCGCACAAGTGGGCGGTGCCGATCGCGCACAACGTCGTGCCGCTGAACTACCGCATCGTCGAGGATGGCTACACCGAGGAGGAGATCAAGCTGCGCGACGAGAGCCGCAAGATCCTCGAGATCCCTGACTTGCTCGTATCAGGCACCTGCGTGCGTGTGCCGGTCTATACCGGCCATTCGCTGTCGATGAATGTCGAGTTCGAGCGGCCGATCTCGGTGCAGCAGGCCACGCAGCTGCTGAGCCGCGCGCCCGGCGTGGTGCTGAGCGAGGTGCCCAATCCGTTGGAGGCGACGGGCCGCGACGCGGTCTATGTCGGCCGCATCCGGCGCGACCCCACCGTGGCGCACGGCCTGGTGCTGTTCTGCACCGGCGACAACCTGCGCAAGGGCGCGGCGCTCAACGCGGTGCAGATCGCCGAGGTGCTCACGCAGCGAGCGGCCGCGCGGCCTGCGCCGCGCCGCGCGTCGGGCGAAAGGTGAGCATGATCGCCACGGCGCCCAGGCCGACGCCGAAGGAGCCGACATAGAGCCAGTTGTAGGACTGGAAGCTATCGAACACCCAGCCGCCGGCGACCGGCCCGAGCGCCATGCCGAGGCTGGCCAGCGCCGAGACGCCGCCGAACATGGTGCCCATGATGTGCGGGCCGAAATAGTTGCGCACCAGCACGGCGTAGAGCGGCATGACACCGCCATAGGCGATGCCGAAGACGACGGAGAGCGCGTAGAACTCGCCCAGCGCGCCGACGAAGAGATAGGTGCCGGCTGCGGCGGCCTGCACCAGCAGGCCGACGACCAGGGTCGGCTTGACACCGACGCGGTCGGCGGTGACGCCCAGCAGCAGCCGGCCGGCGAGCCCGGAAAGGCCGGCGACGCTGTAGACCGTGACCGCGGTCATGGCGCCGATGCCGCACACCATGGCGTAGCTCACCATGTGGAAGATCGGACCGGAGTGCGCGGCGCAGCAGAAGAAATGCGTAAGCGCAATGGCGAAGAACTGCGGCGTGCGCAGCGCCCGGCCGGCGCTCATCGTGTAGCCGTCGCTCGGCGCGCCGCCGCCGCCGGCGGGGGTGAGCGCCAGCGTCACCGGCGGGCGGCGGATCAGCAGCGCCGCCGGGATCATCAGCACCCACAGCGCGATGCCGACGATCAGCATGGCGGTGCGCCAGTCATAGACGGTGATCAGATGGCGCACCGTCGGCGCGACGATCAGTGGTGCGGCGCCCATGCCGGCGGAGATCAGCGCCACGGCGAGGCTGCGGTTGTTCTCGAACCAGCCCGAGGCGGTGGCCATCAAGGGCGCGTAGAAGGCGCCGACGGCGATGCCGACGACGCCGCCGAAATAGACCTGGAACTCCAGCAGCGAGGACGCCTGGCTCGCCAGCACCGTGCCGATGCCCTGCAGGATGCTGCCCGCCAGCACCACGGCGCGCGTGCCGAAGCGGTCCGACAGCGCGCCCCAGAAGAAAGCGGCCAGCCCCATGCACAGGAAGTCGATGGTCATCGCGCCGGAGATGCCGGTCTTCGACCAGCCCGTGTCGGCCGCCATCGGCGGCATGTACACCGCCAGCGCGAACATGCTGCCCATGCTGAGGCAGCTCAGCACCATGCCGGCGCCGACCACGGCCCAGCCATAGGACAATCGCATTGTCCGCACTCCGATCCCTTGTTCGTTGCGGCCAGACTACGGGTTCGCGCGCGCCGCGAGTCAAGCCGGGCGGACGGATCGACACCAGCCATGCGCCGGTGTCATGATCGGGCCGTGTCGCCCCGGTCATGGAGGCAGGAATGCGTGGATCGTTCTTGGTCTGGCTGCTCGTCATCATCCCGCCGGTGGCCGTCGGCGGCTACTACATGTGGCGCCGCTATCGCCACTGGTTCAGGTAGGCGACTCCCTTCCCCCGGAGGGGGAAGGTGGCGCGCAGCGCCGGATGGGGGATGTCGAAGACGAAGGCGGTGTCCGTCTTCGACATCCCCCTTCCGCCCTTCGGGCACCTTCCCCCTCCGGGGGAAGGAAGTTCACGGCGTGGGCGCGAAGCTGTCGGCGCGGGCGACGCGCCAGGGCTCGGTGAAGCGCGGATCGTTGGTGCCGCGCAGGATCTCGCCCGGCTCGAGGAAGCGGTACAGCCGGTCGAAGCTCTTGACCTTGTTGGGCGCGATGCGCTGCGAGAAATGCCTCGGCTGCAGCTGGCTGGGATGGTCGAGCCCGGCCGAGGCCACGACCTCGGCCAGCGCCTTGAGCGTCGAGGCGTGGAAGCGATAGACGCGCTCGGCCTTGTCGGGCACGTCGAGCGCGCGCTGGCGCCACGGATCCTGCGTCGCCACGCCGGTCGGGCAGCGATCGGTGTGGCAGCTCTGCGACTGGATGCAGCCCACCGCCATCATGAATCCGCGCGCCGCGTTGCACCAGTCGGCGCCCAGCGCCATGGCGCGCGCGATGTCGAAGGCCGACGTGATCTTGCCGGCCACGCCGATGCGGATGCGGTCGCGGATGTTCAGGCCGACCAGCGCGTTGTGCACGAACAGCAGGCCTTCGCGTAAAGGCATGCCGATATGGTCGAGGAACTCCAGCGGCGCCGCGCCGGTGCCGCCCTCGGCGCCGTCGACGACGATGAAATCCGGATAGATCCCGGTCTCGAGCATCGCCTTGCACATGCCGAGGAATTCCCAGGGATGGCCGATGCACAGCTTGAAGCCCACCGGCCGCCCGTCGCTCAGCGCCCGCAGCTTGGCGATGAACGCCATCATCTCCAGCGGCGTGGCGAAGGCCGAATGGAACGGCGGCGAGATGCAGTCCTCGCCCTGCGGCACGCCACGCGTCAGCGAGATCTCGGGCGACACCTTGGCCGCCGGCAGCACGCCGCCATGGCCCGGCTTGGCGCCCTGCGACAGCTTGATCTCGATCATCTTGATCTGCGGCGCGGCCACCGTTTCGCGGAAGCGTTCCTCGCTGAACGTGCCGTCGGGGTTGCGGCAGCCGAAATAGCCGCTGCCGATCTCCCACACGATGTCGCCGCCGTTCTCCCTGTGATAGGGGCTGAAGCCGCCCTCGCCGGTGTCGTGATAGAAGCCGCCGCGCTTCGCGCCGGTGTTCAGCGCGCGCACCGCGTTGGCGCTGAGCGAGCCGAAGCTCATCGCCGAGATGTTGAACACCGAGGCCGAGTAGGGCTGCGTGCAGTCCGGTCCGCCGATCGAGACGCGGAACGGCTCGCTCGAAGGATGGCGCGCGACGATCGAGTGGTGCATCCATTCGAAGGCATTGCCGTAGACGTCGAGCTGGGTGCCGAACGGCTTCTTGTCGAGCTGGCCCTTGGCGCGCTGGTAGACGATCGAGCGCTTCTCGCGGTTGAACGGCGTGCCGTCGGTGTCGCTCTCCAGGAAATACTGGCGGATCTCGGGGCGGAACGCCTCGAGCAGGAAGCGGATATGGGCGGTGATCGGGTAGTTGCGCAGGATGCTGCTCTTCTTCTGCATCACGTCGTAGACGCCGAGGCCGACCAGCGCCGCGGCGATCAGGAACAGCACCAGGAAGCCGGCATAGACGAAGGACAGCACCAGCAGCACGATCGCCGCCACGATCGACAGCGTGAACGCCGCGTAGCGCGGCATGAAGGCGAGCGCGATCGTGCCCATGCAGGCGTTCCCCCCGATTGGATTTCTGTCTTCCTGGGACCGCCGGCGTCCCGCCGGCATCTTGAAGAGCCGGCGGGACGCCGGCGGTCCCACATGACAGTCAGCACCCGATTGTGAAGCGCCGCCGCCCACGACGGAAGACCCGCCATCCTCTTCCTTCCCCCGGAGGGGGAAGGTGGCGCGGAGCGACGGAAGGGGGATGTCTCAACCAGGCCGCTGTCCGTCTTCGACATCCCCCTTCCGCCCTTCGGGCACCTTCCCCCTCCGGGGGAAGGGATTGAATGGGTGGACGGCCGCGTCAAGGTCGGGAAGGATGCGCCACCACGGCCCGCGGGCAGACGGGCACAGGGAGGCAGAACACAATGAGCGTAGATTTCACCAGGCGGCCGCTGCGCCGCCGTACCCTTCTGGGCACCGCCGCGGCGCTGGGCGTCGCCGCGCCGGCCGTGCTGCGCGCGCAGACCGGCGACTGGCCCAAGGGCCAGATCCGCCTGGTCGTGCCCTTCCCGCCGGGCGGTTCGACCGACCCGATCGCGCGCCTGCTGGGCGCGCAGCTGACGGCCAACAACGGCTGGAGCATCATCGTCGACAACAAGCCGGGCGGCACCGGCGTGGTCGGCGCCGGCATCGTCGCCAAGGCGCCGCCCGACGGCCTGACCTGGCTGGTCGCCTTCGACAACCACATCCTCAATCCGCTGTTCACGCCGAACCTGTCCTACAAGGACGAGGAGCTGGCCAACGTCATGCTGATCGGCCGCGCGCCGCAGGGCATCGGCGTGCATCCCGACCGACCCTACAAGACCTTCGCCGAGGTCATCGCCGACGCCAAGAAGAAGCCCGGCAAGCTGGCCTTCAGCGTGCTGGCGGCGAGCCAGGCGCTGGTGCTGCTGCACCAGATGCAGGCCGACAACGGCTATGACATGAACGTCATCCCCTATAAAGGCGGCGGCCCGCTGCTCGCCGACGCGCTGGCCGGCCACACCGACATGGCGATCTCCAGCCTGGCGGCGCTGTCGCCGCACTTCCGCTCCAACAAGCTGCGGCCGGTGGCGGTGACCAGCGAGAAGCGCGCCGGCACGCTGCCCGACGTCTCGACCCTGATGGAGCAGGGCGTCAAGGCGCCGGCGTCCTATTCCTGGTGGGGCGTCTACGCGCCGGCGGCCACGCCCAAGCCGATCGTCGACCGCATGAACGCCGAGCTCGCCAGGGCGGCGCGCAGCGCGGAGATCACGGCGAAGTTCGTCGACCAGTTCAACATGGAGATCGTCGCCGGCTCGCCGCAGGAGTTCGCCGAGTTCCAGCGCAAGGAACAGGCGATCTGGGGCAAGACGATCCGCGAGAAGGGGCTGAAGCCGGAGTGATCGCCTCGGTCCCAGGCCGAGGCCATCGCCCGCAAGTCCGGAAGAAGCACTCTGCGCCGTCGCCCTGAGCGAAGCGGAGCGTGATCGAAGGGCCTTGCCACGACAAGCGCGCTGGTCTTGTCGATGGAAGGTCCTTCGACCTCGCGAAGGAGCGGCGCAGACGCCCCGCCTGGGCTTCGTTCAGGACGACGGACGCTTGAGCATTCGAAGTCCGGTCGAAGCGAGCTCATGCGCCACGGCGGAGCGACCCGCCATCCGCGCCACGCGATGCGGCCGGGGCGTCTTGCCAAGCGATGGTGGCCCATGCATCATCGATGCAGGCGGGTACCAGTCGTGACCATAGTCGTGTCGCCGAAGTGGACAATCGCCGCACATCTCTCTCTGTTGACGCGCTCGCGAGACTTCGGGCTTCGCGCCATCAAGTCATCGACCGATGCCCAGGAAGCGGGAGGTGACCATGCTGCTCAAGCAGTCAATGCTGATCGCCGCAAGCGCGGCACTCTTGTGGTCGACACCGGTCGTTGCCCAACCGCGATCCGGCAACACGGACCTCGGCAACGTCGAGTTCAAGACGTCATGCAATGCCGAGGCGCAGGCGAAGTTCAATCTCGCGATGGCCTACCAGCATTCGTTCTGGTACCGCGCTGCCACCGACACCTTCAACGAGGTGCTGAAGCTCGATTCCTCGTGTGCCATCGCGTATTGGGGCCTGGCCATGGCCAACCTGCGCAACCCCTATGCTCCGCCGCTGGCGGCGTGGCTGAAGGACGGCCTGGCCATGATCGACAAGGGCCTGGCGCTCGTCCCCAGGAGCGAGCGCGAAAAGGCCTATCTCGAGGCGCTCGGCAGCTTCTACCGCGACCACGACAAGCTGACGCACGGCGCGCGCCAGGTTGCCTATGCCAAGGCGATGGAGGCGCTGGCAGCGCGCTATCCCGATGACCAGGAAGCGCGAATCTACTGGGCACTGGCACTGGCGGCGTCTGCCTCGCCGGCCGACAAGACCTATGCCAATCAGCTCAAGGCGGCGAAAATCCTTGAGCCGATCTTTCAGGCGCAGCCGAAGCATCCCGGCGTCGCGCACTACCTGATCCACGCCTACGACTATCCACCGATCGCCAAGCACGGCGTCGAGGCGGCGAAGCGCTATGCCACCATTGCGCCGGACTCGCCGCACGCCCTGCATATGCCGTCGCACATCTTCACGCGCCTGGGCTATTGGCAGGACTCGATCGACGCCAATGCCGCTGCGGCGCGTGTCGCCAAGGCGCAGAACGAGGCGCAGGACGAGGCGCATGCGCTGGACTACCTCGTCTACGCCTTCCTGCAGACCGGCCGCGATACGTTGGCTGCCAGGGCGTTGGACGAGTTGCGCAAGATCAACCCCGGCAAGGGCCGCTTCGCGGCGCCCTTCGCCATGTCCGCGGCTCCGGCGCGTTACGTGCTGGAACGTGGCCAATGGACCGAGGCCGCATCCCTTGCGCTGCAGCCCGGCGAGTTCGCATACGCCGAGTCGCATCTGCATTTCGCGCGGGCTGTCGGCGCCGGGCACACCGGCAACGCCGCGCAGGCGCGCGAAGAAGCCGCCCGGCTCGCCGCGCTGGCCGACAAGCTGAAGGCGGCGAAGAACGACTACTGGGCCGTGCAGGTCGACATCCAGCACCGCGCGGCGCTGGCCTGGGCGGCCTGGGCCGACAAGCAGTATGATCAGGCGATCGCCGCCATGACGAATGTCGCGGACCGTGAGGATCTCACCGAAAAGCATGTCGTGACGCCGGGCCCGCTGCTGCCGGGACGCGAGATGCTCGGCGAGATGCTGCTGGCGCGCGGCAGGAACGTCGAGGCGCTGGCCGCCTTTGAGGCCGTCCTCGCCAAGGAGCCGAATCGCTTCCGGGCGCTGGCTGGCGCCGGCCGCGCCGCACAGGCGGCGGGCGACATGGCGAAGGCCAAGACGCACTTCCGGTCGCTGCTGGTCATGTGCAAGGAGGCCGATACCGAACGGCCCGAGCTGAAGCTGGCCCGCGACGTGGTCGGCGGCTGAGGATCATCCGCGGATCTCCGCGGCGAGGCATTCTCGACGGATCAACCGCGCCGGGACTGCGCGAGATGATGCGAATTGGTTGCCGTGCCGGCGGCGGATTCCTGCTCCTCCGGTTGGGCTGGAATCCGCCGATGGGCGCCGGCTTCGATTGACCGGCCATCCTTCGGTGGGGGTGCTACACTTGTATGGGTGCAGAGCTCGCCGAGATCTGGGGCAAGACGATCCGGGAGAAGGGGCTGAACCTGAGTGATGACGGTCAGCCTCGTGGCTGCGTCGCGGCCTTCTCGTCGCGCACCGGCCGCAGCAGGAGCCCTGCGGTCGGCGCGCTTCGCATGCGAACCGCGCTCGCGTACAGCCTAGTGCACGCTGACCATCCAGAGCCTGTGCGGACCAGTCAAGAAATAGGGGGGGGGTGCATGAGCTACGCAGAGAACGACGGGGTAAGAATTTACTACGAGATAGAGGGTAGCGGGCCCCCCCTTCTCTTGCAGCATGGCTTCAGCCAGAACCTCAATGACTGGCGCCAATTGGGATATGTCAAAGAACTGGCTTCGAGGTATCAAGTCGTCCTCATGGATGCTCGCGGTCATGGGCAAAGTGACAAGCCGCACGATCCCGAGGACTATTCAATTGACAAGCACGTAGCCGACGTTCTCGCCGTAATGAATGCCGCCGGCATCGAGCGGGCCCATTTCTGGGGCTATTCGATGGGCGGATGGATCGGGTTCGGACTGGTCATCAAATCCCCTGCGCGTCTCAACAAGGCTGTGCTCGGCGGCGTCCAGCCCTATGGCCGGCCAGCGCGACAGGGTGGTCCAGACGGCAGCAATGCAGAGGAGTTCGTGCGAGACTTTTGCAAAAGGATGGGAATCGACTTCGATACTCTGCCTGCCGACTTCCAGAACTACCTGCTGTCATCAGACACGAAGGCTTGGGTTGCTTCGTTGCAGTTGCCACGCGAGTCGCTCGAGAATGCGCTGCCTGGCATCAGCACGCCTTGCCTTCTCTATGCTGGGGACAAGGACGGCCTCTATGCGCAGGCCCAGAAGGCAGCATCCCAAATGCCTAATGCGTCGTTCGTCGGGGTCAGTGGCGCCCACGTACCGGCGTTCCTGGACTCTGCGGCGGTGCTGCCGCATGTCCTAAAATTCCTCGGCTGAACCGACCGAGCACGTTTGCGCGGAGTCCTCGAGAGGTCACAAGCTGGCAGTCTCGCCCAGCGGGCGGATCGAGACGCTCTGGATACGCAATGTGTCTCGCGCGACGCTATATGGGAAGCGCGCTTCGTGAGCGACCAAGCGCGCTGAGACTGAGCGAGATGATGCGAATTTGTCGCCGCGTCCGCGGCGGATTCCTGCTCCTCCGGTAGTGCTGGAATCCGCCGATGGGCGCGGGCTTCGATTGACCGGCGCCATTCCCCCGAGGGGAGCCGCACTTGCATGGGTGCTGCCTGCGAGGTTGTTGCTTGATGCCGCGCGCGGCTTCGGCCTGGCCACGGCGTGTGCGCCAGTCAGGCGGCGTCTCACACGGGCGCGCCCAGGCCGTTCATCGAGCGCATGAACGCCGTGCGCGCCTTCAGGCGTGCGATGCGACGGCGCCTTGAGCCTTTCTCGCGGGCAATCCGGGACCGGCTACATCCTCGACGTAGTAGGTGACGATCGGCTCGCGCTTGCCCTTGACGGGCATCGGCGGCATCGCGCGCAGCCTGAACCGGTCGTCGAGCGTCCTGCGAATATCCTCGGTGATCAGCAGGTCCACCTCGTGGACCGACGTCAATCCTTCGACCCTCGACGCGACATTGATCGGATCGCCGGTCACCGTGAACTTGTTGAGACTGCCAGCACCCATCACGCCGGCCACGACCTCGCCACCATGGATGCCGATGCCGAAGCGCAGCTCCGGCAGGGACTTCGCCCGAAGCTCCTCATTGTAGGCGGCGAGCGCGGCGCGCATGTCGAGCGCCGCCAGCACCGAGTCGCGGCCTTGCCAGGGGTTGTGCTCCAGCGCGCCGAACAGCGCGAGCAATCCGTCGCCCACGAGCTCGTTGATGTGGCCGTGATGGCTGGTGATGACCGCGTTCATGCGCCGGAAATACTCGTTGAGGATGCCCACCGTCACTGCCGGGTCGAGCCGGTCGCTGAGCGCGGTGAAGCCGCGCAGATCGGCGAACAGCATCGTTACCGCGCGTCGCTGCGGAACATAACCGCCGTGTTCCCCGGTCAGCTGCTCGACGACATCCGCCGGGACGAAATGCTCGAACTCGCGCTGGAGCTGCTCGAGCTTCTCGTGCGAGACCGCGACCAGCCTGTGCAGCTGTCTGGACCGGCGGCGCAACACCAGCACGCCTGCGCCAAGTCCAACGATGAGCGCGGCCATCGCCGCCAGCAGCCAGGTCAGCAGATTCTCGCTCATTCCAGCAACATCGCCAGCCTGACGGTGGCATTGGCCAGCGCGGCGACACCGACCGCCTCGAGCAGGGCCGCGTCGCCGATCTCGGCAGCCAGCGCGGCGGTCTGCTTCTGAACCACCGCCGTCTGGTAGTACACGGTGTCGCGCACCCAGGGCAGCAGCAGCGCGTCGCGTTGCGAGAGGCGCGGCGAACGCAGCGTAAGGATCGCGGCATCGATCTCCGCGTCGCTGAAATCCTCCTCGGCGAGCAATGCGCGCGCCTCGGCTTCGCTCCGGCGGCAGCCAAGCGTGCGGGCGACGACCGCGAACATCAGCGCCTTCACCGCTCTGGGCAAGACGGCTGAGGCGAAGGCGCTGTCGAGGCCCGCCCTGAAGATCGTGGCGCCCGGCAGGCCGGCCAGGGTTGCCACGACGCTGCCGAACGGGCCGGCCTGGAGTGTAGCGGCGTCCAGCATTGCCGGCTGCGCGGGCTTCTGCATCGACATGAGTATGCGCACCACCGGCGCCATCAGGCGTCCGGCAAAACTGTTCGCCATGCGCTCGAACGCCCGCTCCGGCGGACAGGCGATGAGAATGCCGATCCGATTGTAGTAGCAACCGAGCGCGATCAGCATCGCCATCTCGCTGACGGCAAGCGGCGAAAATCCCAGCGCGACCAGCGCATCGTAATCCGCCTTCATCGGGCGCGGCCGCGAGCGCGCCAGGCTGCGGCAGAAGGCGATGAAGGCCCGATCCTTCTCGTCGAGCTCGGCGAATGTCGCGTCCTGCTCGATGCGGTTGATGAAGGCTTCCGAATAGCCCAGCACCTTCATGTACGCCCGGTTGGCGCCGTAGCAGTAACGGCAGGAATTCTCCTGCGCTGTGACCAGGGCGCCGATGTTGAACAGCCGGGGCGGCATCGCGGCCGGCCGGTAGGAGGTCATCGATACGCAGACCTCACGCACCCAGGGGCTGAGCGCCACCCGTCGATCGACTTCGCTGACCTGCCCGGCGCGGCGCTTCACCTCGCCTTCCCAGGTCGGATCGGAAACGGGCGAGAGGATCGACTGCCCCCATTCGATCTGGTCCAGAAGCTGGGCCATCGCGGGCCTCCACTGGTTGGACGACCAATCTTACCCGGGCGGGTGCGAGCTTCACCAGAGCGTCGGAACGCTCGAGGTTGCCGCCCCATCCACGGCGCTGCCAGAACCAGTCCTCGTTGAGGCTTTCGGTGCGATCGATTGCGAACGACGGGCGCTGATGCGCCGCTCCACTATGCCGCGTGGGTATCCATGCTGGGCGGCTGCCAGGTCCACCCGCGATCGGTGCTGTGCCACACCGGGCTGCGCATGCCGTCCAGTGCGCGTCAGGGTCCGACGGCAGCCGGCGGAATATCCGGGCCGATCTGCAACGTGAAGAACCCGGCCGCCCCGCCGGCCTGGTCGCGTCCCGCGCCGATGCGCAGGTTGAGATCCGCGCCCCAGCTGGTGCGGCCCTGCACGCTCAACGCGCCGCCCGAGAACAGATACTGCGGCTGCTCCTTCAGGATCGCGTCCTTGTCGGCGAACAGCTGCAGGCTGACATCGAGATCGGTGGCGAAGCGGTACCGCCGCCCCAACCCCACCGACAGGCCGAGCCAGCGCGAATCGAGCGCCGAGCCGGCGACGGTCCCGTCGACGCCGTCGTAGCGCGGGCGCCCGGACGGATCGACGGCACCGATCGAGAACGGCTCGCCGGTGACGACGTTGGTCGCGCCCGGAACCGTGACCGGCCGCCACAGGGCGCCCGGCCCGGCATCGCCGATCAGGCCCGCGAGCTTGTCCCACAGCGGGCTGCCGGCCGAGAGCAGGCTGTTGCGTGCCGATTGCGTCGGCGTCAGGCTCGTGTTGAGACGCAGCGCGTTCGTCATG
The window above is part of the Alphaproteobacteria bacterium genome. Proteins encoded here:
- a CDS encoding aspartate-semialdehyde dehydrogenase, yielding MSYAVGIVGATGLVGGLMRAILAERDFPVASLRLFASARSAGTSIRWKDRDIVVDDAASADYAGLDFVFFSAGGATSKQLAPKVAAAGAIVIDNSSAWRADPDVPLVVSEVNPHALDSIPRGIIANPNCTTMAAMPVLKPLHEAAGLRRLIASTYQAVSGAGIAGVRELEEQVGATASGSGALAHDGRALDFPAPHKWAVPIAHNVVPLNYRIVEDGYTEEEIKLRDESRKILEIPDLLVSGTCVRVPVYTGHSLSMNVEFERPISVQQATQLLSRAPGVVLSEVPNPLEATGRDAVYVGRIRRDPTVAHGLVLFCTGDNLRKGAALNAVQIAEVLTQRAAARPAPRRASGER
- a CDS encoding MFS transporter, translating into MRLSYGWAVVGAGMVLSCLSMGSMFALAVYMPPMAADTGWSKTGISGAMTIDFLCMGLAAFFWGALSDRFGTRAVVLAGSILQGIGTVLASQASSLLEFQVYFGGVVGIAVGAFYAPLMATASGWFENNRSLAVALISAGMGAAPLIVAPTVRHLITVYDWRTAMLIVGIALWVLMIPAALLIRRPPVTLALTPAGGGGAPSDGYTMSAGRALRTPQFFAIALTHFFCCAAHSGPIFHMVSYAMVCGIGAMTAVTVYSVAGLSGLAGRLLLGVTADRVGVKPTLVVGLLVQAAAAGTYLFVGALGEFYALSVVFGIAYGGVMPLYAVLVRNYFGPHIMGTMFGGVSALASLGMALGPVAGGWVFDSFQSYNWLYVGSFGVGLGAVAIMLTFRPTRGAAQAARPLAA
- a CDS encoding FMN-binding glutamate synthase family protein codes for the protein MGTIALAFMPRYAAFTLSIVAAIVLLVLSFVYAGFLVLFLIAAALVGLGVYDVMQKKSSILRNYPITAHIRFLLEAFRPEIRQYFLESDTDGTPFNREKRSIVYQRAKGQLDKKPFGTQLDVYGNAFEWMHHSIVARHPSSEPFRVSIGGPDCTQPYSASVFNISAMSFGSLSANAVRALNTGAKRGGFYHDTGEGGFSPYHRENGGDIVWEIGSGYFGCRNPDGTFSEERFRETVAAPQIKMIEIKLSQGAKPGHGGVLPAAKVSPEISLTRGVPQGEDCISPPFHSAFATPLEMMAFIAKLRALSDGRPVGFKLCIGHPWEFLGMCKAMLETGIYPDFIVVDGAEGGTGAAPLEFLDHIGMPLREGLLFVHNALVGLNIRDRIRIGVAGKITSAFDIARAMALGADWCNAARGFMMAVGCIQSQSCHTDRCPTGVATQDPWRQRALDVPDKAERVYRFHASTLKALAEVVASAGLDHPSQLQPRHFSQRIAPNKVKSFDRLYRFLEPGEILRGTNDPRFTEPWRVARADSFAPTP
- a CDS encoding alpha/beta fold hydrolase; protein product: MSYAENDGVRIYYEIEGSGPPLLLQHGFSQNLNDWRQLGYVKELASRYQVVLMDARGHGQSDKPHDPEDYSIDKHVADVLAVMNAAGIERAHFWGYSMGGWIGFGLVIKSPARLNKAVLGGVQPYGRPARQGGPDGSNAEEFVRDFCKRMGIDFDTLPADFQNYLLSSDTKAWVASLQLPRESLENALPGISTPCLLYAGDKDGLYAQAQKAASQMPNASFVGVSGAHVPAFLDSAAVLPHVLKFLG